Genomic DNA from Clostridium sp. BJN0013:
ATACTAATAGGTCGAGGGCTTGACCAAATAATATTTACTGTGCAATTTTGAGGGGATAAAACTCCTGAACAAAAGAATAGAAATCTGGTGGCAATAACGTGGAGGCAACACCCCTTACCATTTCGAACAGGAAGGTTAAGTTCCACAGTGCCCATGGTACTGCAGGGGAGGCCCTGTGGGAGAGCAGGTCGCTGCCGGGTAAAAAATAAGGATCTTTAGCTCAGTTGGTTAGAGCAACCGGCTCATAACCGGTTGGTCCGGGGTTCGAGTCCCTGAAGGTCCACCATAAAAGAACTACATTTATTATGTAGTTCTTTTCTTTATATCTTAATTTTAGTCGATTTTATATACCAGTTACTCTGCATTTGAAAGGGAGATGAATACATATATTTTATAGGATAAAACAATTCTATTGGGCTATTACGTCTAAAGTAAATGAAAATGATATTAAATTTGTAAAAAATATTTTAAATATGCAGGAATTAAAATTATTTAATAAATTATCCATACAAGAACAGAAACATTCTATAAAGGTAGCATATGATATAAAATTTTTTTGTAAAGAAAATAATAAAATTAATATAGATTTATTACTAAAGGCAGCACTTCTTCATGACATAGGTAAAATATATAAGAAATTAAATTTAATGGATAAATCTGTAATTGTATTATTGAATAGCATATCTAAAGGCAAAATAAAAAAGTTCTTTAAAAATAAAAAAATAAATGTGTATTATAATCATGGTAGAATTGGAAGAGAATTATTAGAGAGGATAAAATGTGATGAACAATTACTTTATCTAATAGAACATCATCATAATTTTGAAATACATGATAATTTAGAACTGACTGTACTTAGGTTTTATGATAAAAAAAATTAAATTATTATAAACAGACCTCTCCTGAACCTAAGAATTACTTGATATAATCAAATGAATTGTTTATATATGGAAAAGTATTTAAGTTTTCATTGTATAATGTTAAAATATAAATAACATTATTATTTATATTTTAAAATTATAGTATTGGAGGTTATAATGGATTCAAAGAAAAGAAGAATATATATTAGAGAAATTCTTGAGAAAAGTGATACGCCTCAAAAAGGCCATATTTTATCCGAAAAGTTAGGTGTGACTAGACAGATAATAGTTAAGGATATAGCTATTTTAAGGGCTGAAGGTAAAGATATAATAGCAACTCCAGAAGGATATCTAATTCCAAAATCTGAAAAGAATCTAATAAAACAGGTAATAGCAGTTTCTCACAAAACTACTGAAATAGAAGATGAACTTAAAACTATAGTTAAGTTTGGTGGCAAAGTTCAAGATGTAATAGTAGAACATTCTATTTATGGAGAAATAAAAGCTATGCTTATGATAAAAACCCTATATGATGTAGAAAATTTTATGAATAAGGTAAGGGAACATAAGGCTGAACCTTTGCTTGTATTAACAGGGGGAGTTCATCTGCACACTATAGTGGCAGAAAATTATGATATACTTGAAAATATAAAAGGTGAATTAAAAGATAAAAATTATATAATCTATGATTAAATTATGTTGATTATGTTTATAAAAGAGGTGATGTTTATGAAAAAGAAAATAGTATGGAGCAGTCTAATAGTAATTTTATTTGTATGTATTTTATTTTTAAATAAAATTGTAAATTTTATAATCAATATAGAATGGTATAAAGAAGTGGGATATTTAACAGTTTACTTTACAAAGCTTATAGCTATGTGTAAGCTTATGATACCTTTATTTATAATAATTTTTATAGGCATAGCACTTTATTGGAGAAGTTTAAGATTAAGTATTATAAAGTATAGAAAGGTTTTCGAAGTAAATAATAATAAAGTTAAAAATGAAAAAAGAATATTTATTATTGTAAACTTAATTGTATCGTTTTTATTTTCTTATGCATTTGCAGCAACTTATTGGTATAGAATTTTACAGTTTAATAATTCAGTTCCTTTTAATGTTAAGGATCCAATTTTAAATTTAGATGTATCCTTTTATATATTTAAATTACCGCTTATACAATCATTACATAGTATGATTTTAAGTTTAATAGTTCTCTTAGGATTAATAACTCTTTTTACTTATTTTATATTAAGCGTTAAAGACAAAGTAATGTCAAGAAATTTTAAAAAAGGCTTTGATAAAATAGATATTCTAAATAGTGGAATAACCAGGTTTGCAGGAAAACAATTAGCAGTTTTAGCTGCACTTATAATGATTTGTGTATCAATAGGATATATTTTAAAATGTATTGGACTTGTATATAGCCAAAAAGGTGTAACTTTTGGTGCAGGTTATACAGACGTTCATGTAAGTTTATTATTATATAAGATAATAGCAGCAGCATCAATTATTTCAGCTGTAGTTATATTTATAAGTATACTTGTAAGTAAAGTTAAACCTATAATAGTATCCATAACTGTAATAGTATCCTTAATTTTAATTAAAAGTTTGTCTTATGCTGTAGTTCAAAATTTTATTGTAAAATCTAATCAAAAAACATTGGAGCAACCTTATATAAAATATAATATTGATTATACACGTAAAGCATTTAATATTGAAAATATTGATTCTAACCCTTTTCAAGTTAAAGATAATTTAACTTCACAGGATATAGATAACAATATGGATACAATAAATAATATAAGGATAAATTCTTTTGAGCCTACTTTAGAATTTTACAATCAGGTTCAAATAATAAGATATTATTATAAATTTAATAATATTGATGTGGATAGATATAATATAAATGGAAAATTTAATCAGATATTTATAGGTACCAGAGAAATAGATACTAAGGCTATAGATCCTAATACCTGGCAAAATAGACATCTTATATATACCCATGGCTATGGTATAGTAATGAATAAAGTTAATTCTGTAACTTCAGAAGGACAGCCTAATTTTGTCATAAAAGATATGCCGCCTCAAAACTCTACAGATATAAAGCTTAATAATGCAAGAATATATTTTGGTGAAAAAACTGATGATTATGCTATAGTTGATACCAAATTAAAGGAGTTTGATTATCCAAAAGGCAGTGAAAATGCAACTAATAATTATGATGGTAGTGCGGGAATAAAATTAGGTTTTATTAATAGAATATTATTTGCAATAAATCAAAAAGATATAAACTTTCTTTTATCTCGTGACATATTAAAAGAAAGTAAAATATTAATAAATAGGAGTATAAAGGATAGAGTAAGTAAAATCGCACCATTTTTAAATTATGATTCGGATCCTTATATAGTTATGAGTGGCGGTAAACTTTATTGGATATTAGATGGATATACAGTTTCAGATAGATATCCTTTTTCACAACCACAAAATAATTTAAATTATATAAGAAATTCTGTGAAAGTTATTGTAGATGCTGAAAATGGAAATGTTAATTTCTATATAATGGATAAAAGTGATCCTATAGTACAGAGTTATGCCAAGATATTTCCAGATTTATTTAAAGATATAAATAAATTACCATCGGATATAGTTCAACATTTTAAATATCCAAAAGATTTATTTAATATTCAATGCAGTGTACTTGGGAAATATCATGTAACAGATCCTGGGGTATTTTATAGTGGTGAAGATCTATGGGAAGTAGCTAAAAATCAAAAGCAAGTCAGTGGGGAAAAATATTCAATGGAATCCTCATATATGGTTATGAAACTTCCAAATGAGCAGAAAGATGAAATGATATTATTGCAGTATTTTAATATGAGAGATAAAGATAATATGGTAGCGTTATTTGGAGCTAGGATGGATGGGGAAAATTACGGGAAGATGGTTCTCTATAAATTTCCTGCAGAAAAAACTGTATATAGTCCTTATTTATTTAAACAAAAGCTAAATCAAGATACTACAATATCCAGTCAGTTATCTCTTTGGAATAAAGATGGTTCTCAAGTTCAATTTGGTGACACCATAATAGTTCCTATCAATCAATCTCTTGTTTATGTGGAGCCTATGTACTTAAGAGCTAGTGGAAAAGAAGGCATACCAGAGATGAAAAGAGTTATAG
This window encodes:
- a CDS encoding UPF0182 family protein, which produces MKKKIVWSSLIVILFVCILFLNKIVNFIINIEWYKEVGYLTVYFTKLIAMCKLMIPLFIIIFIGIALYWRSLRLSIIKYRKVFEVNNNKVKNEKRIFIIVNLIVSFLFSYAFAATYWYRILQFNNSVPFNVKDPILNLDVSFYIFKLPLIQSLHSMILSLIVLLGLITLFTYFILSVKDKVMSRNFKKGFDKIDILNSGITRFAGKQLAVLAALIMICVSIGYILKCIGLVYSQKGVTFGAGYTDVHVSLLLYKIIAAASIISAVVIFISILVSKVKPIIVSITVIVSLILIKSLSYAVVQNFIVKSNQKTLEQPYIKYNIDYTRKAFNIENIDSNPFQVKDNLTSQDIDNNMDTINNIRINSFEPTLEFYNQVQIIRYYYKFNNIDVDRYNINGKFNQIFIGTREIDTKAIDPNTWQNRHLIYTHGYGIVMNKVNSVTSEGQPNFVIKDMPPQNSTDIKLNNARIYFGEKTDDYAIVDTKLKEFDYPKGSENATNNYDGSAGIKLGFINRILFAINQKDINFLLSRDILKESKILINRSIKDRVSKIAPFLNYDSDPYIVMSGGKLYWILDGYTVSDRYPFSQPQNNLNYIRNSVKVIVDAENGNVNFYIMDKSDPIVQSYAKIFPDLFKDINKLPSDIVQHFKYPKDLFNIQCSVLGKYHVTDPGVFYSGEDLWEVAKNQKQVSGEKYSMESSYMVMKLPNEQKDEMILLQYFNMRDKDNMVALFGARMDGENYGKMVLYKFPAEKTVYSPYLFKQKLNQDTTISSQLSLWNKDGSQVQFGDTIIVPINQSLVYVEPMYLRASGKEGIPEMKRVIVSYSDKMVLAESIDDALQQIFSYKQKSEEENSNESQIETPSSDINAEKLKEAKSLYEQALEAQKNGDWSKYGENIKKLGDIIDSLQK
- a CDS encoding transcription repressor NadR, whose translation is MDSKKRRIYIREILEKSDTPQKGHILSEKLGVTRQIIVKDIAILRAEGKDIIATPEGYLIPKSEKNLIKQVIAVSHKTTEIEDELKTIVKFGGKVQDVIVEHSIYGEIKAMLMIKTLYDVENFMNKVREHKAEPLLVLTGGVHLHTIVAENYDILENIKGELKDKNYIIYD
- a CDS encoding HD domain-containing protein, producing MQELKLFNKLSIQEQKHSIKVAYDIKFFCKENNKINIDLLLKAALLHDIGKIYKKLNLMDKSVIVLLNSISKGKIKKFFKNKKINVYYNHGRIGRELLERIKCDEQLLYLIEHHHNFEIHDNLELTVLRFYDKKN